Proteins encoded within one genomic window of Candidatus Zixiibacteriota bacterium:
- the mtaB gene encoding tRNA (N(6)-L-threonylcarbamoyladenosine(37)-C(2))-methylthiotransferase MtaB, with protein MTPRVAFETIGCRLNQYETESMAAQLSLKGFKRVAFEEEADLYIINTCTVTGRADASCRRAISVAARRDGKARVVVVGCLVSATPEEVARLNGVDLIINNRQKDDIVQLLSREWPELFSDQREKSPAPLLSEFYQHNRAWVKIGDGCNQNCSYCIVPLVRGRLVNRPPREIIGEIDSLVRSGYREVVLTGVHIGDYYYDNISSLTALLETILRETAVSRIRLSSIEPQEITSELIEFIANNSPRVCRHLHLPLQSGSNRILRLMHRPYTSEKYRDTAKVIKDSIEYVTIGADVIVGFPSESEDDFAQTVALAESGFLDYLHVFSYSDRKGTEASQLAGKLKPFIIKERNETLRKISKASYMKALKRQSGNILGAIAERKSKKGENCWGITDNYLKISMPPSEGDEKEIVPLKVDAIGDGFLVGSQISN; from the coding sequence ATGACTCCGCGAGTTGCCTTTGAAACAATTGGTTGTCGTCTCAATCAGTATGAGACCGAAAGCATGGCGGCGCAGTTATCGCTGAAAGGTTTCAAGCGAGTCGCCTTCGAAGAAGAGGCGGACCTTTACATCATAAACACCTGCACCGTTACCGGCAGAGCCGATGCCAGCTGCCGTCGGGCGATTTCCGTTGCGGCGCGTCGCGACGGCAAAGCGCGGGTAGTCGTGGTCGGATGCCTGGTCAGCGCCACTCCCGAAGAGGTGGCAAGGCTGAACGGGGTTGACCTGATTATCAATAACAGGCAGAAAGACGATATTGTACAACTCTTGAGCCGAGAGTGGCCGGAGCTGTTTTCGGACCAAAGGGAAAAATCTCCAGCTCCCCTTCTTTCGGAATTTTATCAGCACAATCGCGCCTGGGTCAAGATTGGAGATGGGTGTAATCAGAACTGCTCCTATTGTATCGTCCCTCTGGTTCGGGGAAGGCTGGTCAATCGGCCGCCAAGAGAAATAATCGGTGAGATTGACTCGCTGGTTCGCTCGGGATATCGGGAAGTGGTACTGACCGGTGTTCATATCGGCGATTATTACTATGACAATATCTCGTCACTGACCGCCCTTCTGGAGACTATCCTGCGCGAAACGGCCGTGAGCCGGATAAGGCTATCGTCAATTGAACCGCAAGAGATAACATCAGAACTGATTGAATTCATAGCGAATAATAGTCCGCGGGTCTGCCGACATCTGCATCTGCCGCTTCAATCCGGCTCCAACCGGATTCTGAGACTGATGCATCGCCCCTACACCAGTGAAAAGTATCGGGATACAGCAAAGGTGATTAAGGACAGCATTGAGTATGTAACAATCGGGGCTGATGTCATTGTCGGATTTCCATCGGAAAGCGAGGATGATTTCGCGCAGACTGTTGCCCTGGCGGAGAGCGGGTTTCTGGATTATCTCCATGTCTTCTCATATTCCGACCGTAAGGGGACAGAAGCCTCGCAACTGGCGGGGAAACTGAAGCCCTTCATAATTAAGGAGCGCAATGAGACGCTGCGGAAAATTTCAAAAGCGTCTTATATGAAGGCGCTCAAGCGGCAATCGGGGAATATCCTCGGGGCGATTGCGGAGCGAAAATCAAAGAAGGGGGAAAATTGCTGGGGGATAACTGATAACTATCTTAAAATATCGATGCCGCCTTCAGAAGGAGACGAAAAAGAGATAGTTCCCCTGAAGGTCGATGCCATAGGTGACGGATTTCTGGTCGGCAGTCAAATTTCGAATTGA